The Asticcacaulis sp. EMRT-3 region GTTACTTCCCGGGTTTCCTGGAGCCCAGGCGCGTGGCCGAGAAGGCACTGACGGCTGTGATCCAGGAGGCTTACGTTCAGGGTATCTCGACGCGCTCTGTCGATGATCTGGTCAAGGCGATGGGGATGAGCGGCATCTCCAAGAGTCAGGTCAGTCGGCTGTGCGAAGAGATCGATGACCGTGTGAAGGCTTTCCTGAACCGCCCCATTGAAGGGGAATGGCCATACATCTGGATTGACGCTACGTATCTGAAGGTGCGCCGGGGCGGCCGTATCGTCTCGGTCGCCGTCATCATCTGCGTTGGCGTCAACAGCGACGGCAGGCGTGAAGTGCTGGGCATGGAGGTCGGCACCTCGGAAGCCGAACCGATCTGGGCAGAGTTCCTGCGCAACCTGACACGCCGGGGCCTGCGTGGTGTCAAACTTGTGGTCTCTGATGCCCACATCGGGATCAAGGGTGCCGTCTCCAAGGTTCTCAACGCCACCTGGCAGCGCTGCCGTGTTCACTTCATGCGCAATGTCTGCGCCCATGCCGGCAAGAGCGGGCGACGCGTCGTCTCTGCCTTCATCGGCACGGCCTTCGCCCAGGAGACGGCGGAAACGGCGAGTACCCAATGGCGAAACGTCGCCGACCAGCTCAGGCCCAAAATGCCAAAGCTGGCCACGATCATGGACGAGGCTGAGCACGATGTCCTGGCCTATATGACCTTCCCGAAGGAACACCGCATCAAGCTGCACTCAACCAACCCCATTGAACGGCTCAATGGCGAAATCAAGCGTCGCTGCGATGTCGTGGGCATCTTCCCAAACGACGATGCCATCACCAGACTGGTCGGCGCCATCCTGCTCGAACAGAACGATGAATGGGCGGTTCAGCGCGGGCGCTACATTACCCTTGAAACCATCGCACAACTCAGCGATGATCCACTTCTCAGCATGCCAGCCGTGGCAAACTGAGCGAAACCCGGACCTGTCCGGAAGTCATTGATGCCAAGCGCTCAATTACACCACGCCCTGGGGCACGATCTCACAAATTGCCTGCCCGACATTGCACATTGAATATTGATGGCTTGACATCGCAATATACCCCTCACAGGTATATACCCGATCAGGGTATATATTGAGGTCGCAATGTCCGAACATCCATCCCACACCGAACAACTGCCGCGCCTGAACCGGGCGGGCGGCCAGATCGAAGGAATCAAGCGCATGATCGGCGAAGGCCAGTATTGCGTCGATATCCTGACCCAACTCCGGGCCGTGCGCAGCGCCATCAAGACCATCGAACTTAGCGTGCTCGAAACCCACATGAAATCCTGCCTCGTCAAGTCTTGTGCCTGCGGCGACGACACCACGCGCGATAAGCAACTCGCCGAAATCATGGTTCTTCTCAAGAAGTACGAATAGGAGGCCAACATGGCCGACGAACTTAATGCAAACGCCTTGTGCTGCCATTCTGGCAAAACGGAGACCGCGCCTTTGCCGCAGGACGTCGGAACGACAACGGCTGAAAAGCGCTATACGTGCCCCATGCATCCGGACGTTCATCAGTCAGGACCAGGGCAGTGCCCAAAATGTGGCATGAACCTTGTACCTGAAGCGGCTGACTCGACAGATCAGGCGACGCCCGACTGTTGCCACGGTGAGCACAATCATGGGGTAGCCAACCCAAAACACGCCCCTAACACCGGCGGTAAGGTCAGTTATACCTGTCCGATGCATCCACAGATCCATGAAGACAAGCCTGGCGCCTGTCCGATCTGCGGCATGGCCTTGGAGCCTGAGACCGTAGCCCTGGAAGATCACGGCAATCCCGAACTCAAAGATATGACCCTCAGATTCTGGGTGGCTGCGGCCTTGAGCCTGCCGGTATTCATCCTGGCCATGGGCGAACATCTGCCTATGCTATCGCGTCTCATCCCACATCAGAGTTCCGTCTATATCCAGATGGTTCTGGCGACACCTGTAGTTTTATGGGCGGGCGCGCCCTTCTTTGCCCGCGGCTGGATCTCGATCATCACCCGAAACCTCAACATGTTCACCCTGATCGCCTTGGGCACGGGTGTGTCGTGGGCGTACAGCATGGTTGCCGCTCTGCTACCCGACCTCCTGCCCGCATCGGACATGGGATTTCCGCCCGTCTATTTTGAAGCGGCCGCCGTCGTCACGGCGCTGGTTCTTCTAGGCCAGGTTTTGGAATTGAAAGCCCGCTCGCAAACGGGAGATGCTATCAAGGCCCTGCTACGATTGGCCCCAACAACGGCGACACGTATAAAGTCAGATGGCAGCGATGAAACCGTGCCGCTCGAAGACGTGCAGGTCGAAGATCATTTGCGCGTGCGACCTGGCGAAAAAGTGCCGGTCGATGGCGAGATCATTGAAGGGCAAAGCCATATCGATGAATCCATGGTGACTGGCGAAGCTATGCCAGTGGCCAAGGCTGTCGGGGCCAAGGTCACAGGCGCCACGCTCAATCAGGCCGGCAGTTTCGTTATGAAGGTCACGCGAGTGGGCGGCGATACTCTTCTGGCCCAGATCGTCCATATGGTTAGCAAGGCTCAGCGCTCACGCGCACCGATCCAACGCGTTGCTGACACGGTTTCGGGTTATTTTGTACCCATCGTAGTCGGCATTGCGGTGCTGACAGCCATCATCTGGTTTGTTTTTGGCCCTGAGCCGAAATTCGCCTATGCCCTGCTTAATGCCATCGCCGTCCTGATCATTGCCTGTCCCTGCGCGCTTGGGCTGGCTACACCCATGTCGATCATGGCGGGCACGGGTCGTGCGGCGCGCGCAGGCATTCTGATCCGTGATGCCGCCGCCCTTGAAGCCTTCCAGACGGTCGACACGCTCGTTTTCGACAAGACCGGCACGCTCACCGAAGGCAAGCCGCGCCTGATCGAGATCAAGGCGCTTGCAGGGTTTGACGCAGACCGGCTGCTGGCGCTTAGCGCCTCGCTGGAAGGCTCCAGCGAACACCCGTTGGCGATAGCTATCATCAACGGCGCCAAGGACAAGAAAATAAGCCTGTTCAAAGCAGAAGACTTTGCCTCGATTACCGGAAAGGGTGTCACCGGCAAGATAGATGGCGCGGTGACGGCTCTGGGTAATGCCGCCCTCCTGAAGGATCTCGGCGCGGATGAAGCTGCGCTTAGTAACCTGTCTAAAGCCTATCGTGACGCCGGACAGACCGTCATCTATGTCGCCATCGAGAAAAAAGCTGCTGGCATCATCGTTGTCGCCGACCCGATCAAGGCGACGACACCAGAAGCGCTCAAGGCGCTCAAGGCACAGGGCCTGCGTCTGGTCATGCTGACCGGCGACAATGCGGCAACCGCTCAGGCGGTCGCTAAGCAACTCGGTCTTGATGAGGTCAAGGCGGACGTGCCGCCCGAGGGTAAGGCAGAAGTCGTGCAAAACCTGATCAAAGAAGGCCGTAAAGTCGCCATGGCGGGCGACGGCGTCAACGATGCGCCTGCCCTGGCATCGGCTACAGTTGGCATTGCCATGGGTAACGGCACAGATATTGCCATGGAAAGTGCTGGCATTACCCTGATCAAGGGCGACCTGTTAGGCGTGGTTCATGCCCGGATTTTGAGTCGGGCCGTGATGAACAACATCCGCCAGAATCTGTTCTTTGCCTTCTTTTATAACGCGCTTGGTGTGCCGGTCGCTGCGGGGGTTTTATATCCATTCTTCGGAATATTGCTGTCGCCGATTATCGCAAGTGCTGCCATGTCGTTCAGTTCCGTATCTGTCATCGTCAATGCCTTGCGAATTCGAAACGTGAAACTCTGACGCCGCCCGTAATGCCTCAACGAAAGGCGCATTGACTTGAATACCTACCGGGGGTATACGCCGCCCTATAACGAGTTCTCATTTAATTTTTTAACAAAGATCGCGTTATCTGGCGTTTCATGACTAAGGTTTGGACAAGATTGCTGATGGGACTGGTGTTCGTCTTCGTGACGATTACCTCGCCTCTGCATGCCACAGCCATGTCGCTAGGCCAGGCGCATGTTCCTGGGGCGGCTCAAGCTGCTTCAATGCCCGGCATGAGCGCTGAATGTGCCAAAGCCATGGCAGCGCAAGCCGCGAAGGACAGCCCGTCAAAAAAGGCGGCGGGTCATATGGGCGGCGGCTGTTGCTCGAACGGCTGTAGCTGTCCACTTAGCCATTGCCCGGCGACACCGTCATTGCTGACTTATCTTCTTCCGGCCGTCTTCCAGATGGAGACGTCTTCGCTGGATGGGCAGAGCGCGCAAGCTCTGCCCTCCTATCTCGCCGACACGCTGAAACGGCCACCGCGAGCCTAATCCTGAAATCGTGACCTTGCTGTGCGCCTATGGGCGCCGCATTCCCAAGCTTCTTTGCACCCTCATCATCGGTGGCGAAGTGTGTCTTCTCTCAGGATTTACAATCATGAACCGCCTATTATCGCTGGTGTTCGGTCTGCTGGCTCTGGCTTTATGGCCATCGCTCACTCAGGCCGCACCGGTCCACCATGTTCAGGAATATAACCTCACCATCGCCCGCCAGATGGTTGAGGTTGCAGGCAAGCCTCGCAGCCGCATCACCGTCAATGGCACCAGTCCCGGCCCCGTTCTGCGCTTCACCGATGGCGATGACGCCATCATTCACGTCACCAATACCATGAGTGAGGACTCGTCGATTCACTGGCACGGACTGCTGGTGCCTGCGTCTCAGGATGGGGTTCCAGGCTTCAACGGCTTTGACGGCATACGGCCCGGCCAGACCTTCACCTATCACTTCCATATCAAGCAATCGGGCACATACTGGTATCACGCCCACTCTATGGGGCAGGAGCAGGATGGCCTGTTCGGTGCCATCGTCATCGCTCCGGCACCCGGATCGCAGGACGCGGCCGAGGATGTGAAATCAGACCGCGATTACACCGTCGTTCTGTCAGACGAGAGCCTTGAGCCCGCCCGCTCTATCGAGGCTCACCTTAAAATGTCCTCGGACTATTACGCCTATCATCGCCGTACCCTGGGCGACTTCTTCTCCGAGGTCGGCAAGATGGGCCTCGGCAAGGCGCTCAAAAAAGCAGGCCAGTGGGGCAGGATGAATATGAGCCCCAATGACCTCGCTGATGTTGAGGGCTATATCTTCATTGTCAATGGCGAAAGCCCCACTCAGAATTGGACCGGCCTTTTCAAGCCGGGCGAAAAGGTGCGCCTTCGCTTCATCAATGCCGCCTCCATGACCATGTATGATGTGCGCATTCCCGGTCTGAAAATGACGGTGGTTGCCGCCGATGGTCAACCGGTCGAACCGGTCAGCATCGATGAGTTCCGCATCGGCAATGCCGAAACCTATGATGTCATCGTCGAACCAAAGGACGACAAGGCCTACACGATCGCAGCCGAACCGATCGACCGCACGGGTTTTGCCATCGGCACCCTGGCGCCGCGTGACGGTATGAAGGGCGACATGCCCGCTCAGCGTCCGCGTTCCATCCTCACCATGTCCGATATGAATATGAGCATGATGATGATGGAAGACCCGAAAATGGACATGTCGGCCATGGACGGACCGAGCGGCTGGGCCGATGCCCATGCGCCCGAAGGTACCAAGATCCTCAGCTACAATGATCTCATCTATCGCGACACGCAGGGAGATACCCGCGAACCGACACGCGAAATCACCGTTCATCTCGACGGCAATATGGAACGCTATGTCTGGACGATCAACGGCAAGACGTTCGATCCGAATGTCGGCATCCATGTCGCCTACAACGAACGCGTCCGCCTGATCCTGGTGAATGACAGCATGATGGCGCACCCGATGCACCTTCACGGCATGTTCGTTCAGTTGGAAAATGGCCAGCCCATGGACAAGCTACCGAACAAGCACACCGTTATTGTGCCTCCCGGACAAACCGTATCAGTAATCCTGACGGCTGATAATGAAGGCACCTGGGCGTTCCATTGCCACCTCATGTACCACATGCTGTCCGGCATGATGACCGACCTCGTCGTCGAAAAGCCGGGCGCCCCACCTCCCGCGTCCATGCCGTCTGCCACAGGGGACATGAAGGGTATGAGCGGCATGTCCGGAATGGATATGGGCAAGTCACCCACGTCCGGCACGTCGGGCGATATGAAGGGCATGGACATGAGTCAGTCCGCCAGCCCTTCCGCGCCACTCACCAAACCCAATGACATGAGCGGGATGCAGATGCCAACGCCAGACGCAAAAGCAGCCGAACCAAGCGGAGCCACGGGTTCGGCCATGCCGGGCATGGATATGGGCGCCAACGACCAAGGCCCGCCACCTGGCCCTCCCATGGTCATGACCGCGCCGGACGCCAAGCCGACGACGTCTACGCCTGACGCCATGAACGGCATGGCTGGAATGGACATGAGCAAGAAGCCGGCAGCCAAGGCGCCTCCTCCAAAGAAAAAGGTGGCAGCCGTCAAAAAGAAGGGTGCGCCCGAACCCAAGCCCGCCCCAATGAAGATGGACGGCATGAACATGGGCGGCATGAACATAGGCGGCATGGATATGAGTGGGTCTGTAACCACCAGCAAGGAGGCTTCCCATGCGCACTAATCTGAAATTCGCAGCCCTTGCCGCACTCGGTCTCGGCCTTGTGGCGGCCTCGGCCCATGCCGATCAGCCCGCTGCCCTCGATGCCGTGGCCAATATGCACAAACCCGGCCTCCATCACATGTTCACGCTGGAAACCGACCTCTCACAACACAACGGCCTGACCACCGGCGCTTGGGACTTCGACGGCTGGGCGGGTGGCGATACCAATCGTTTATGGCTGAAGAGCGAAGGCGAAATCACCGACGGCAAAACTGACAAAGGCGAACTGTGGGCGCTCTATGGCCGTCATGTCGCAACCTATTGGGATGCGCAGGTCGGCGTCCGGGCGGATTTAAAACCCGACGTTCCCGGCGGAAAGGCGCATACCTTCCTCGCCGCGGGTATGACGGGTATGGCTCCCTATTTCTTCGATACCGAGGCCCACGTCTTCTTGCGAGACGACGGCGCAATATCTGGTCGTCTGCGCTATGAAAATCACTGGCTGATCACCCAGCGCCTCATCATGAGGCCACGGTTTGAGATGAATGTAAACAGTAGGAAGGACGCCGTTGAAGGTCTCGGAATCGGCCTCACCGATGCCAGCATCGGCGTACAGACTCGCTATGAAATCCGCCGCGAATTCGCCCCCTATGTCGATCTGACCTATCGGCAAAAGTTCGGCAAGACCGCCGATTACGCCCGTCTGCGCGGCGAAAAGCCATCGGACACTCGGCTAAGCTTCGGCATCCGGTGGATGTTCTAAACCTCAAACCATCCCAAACCCTAAGGAGACTAAAATGAAAA contains the following coding sequences:
- a CDS encoding IS256 family transposase; the encoded protein is MTDDMMALKGLVEKTSDSDLLRDMISFTAERLMALEVSGMTGAGYHEKTGDRLVQRNGYRDRDWETRAGTVELRIPKLRKGSYFPGFLEPRRVAEKALTAVIQEAYVQGISTRSVDDLVKAMGMSGISKSQVSRLCEEIDDRVKAFLNRPIEGEWPYIWIDATYLKVRRGGRIVSVAVIICVGVNSDGRREVLGMEVGTSEAEPIWAEFLRNLTRRGLRGVKLVVSDAHIGIKGAVSKVLNATWQRCRVHFMRNVCAHAGKSGRRVVSAFIGTAFAQETAETASTQWRNVADQLRPKMPKLATIMDEAEHDVLAYMTFPKEHRIKLHSTNPIERLNGEIKRRCDVVGIFPNDDAITRLVGAILLEQNDEWAVQRGRYITLETIAQLSDDPLLSMPAVAN
- a CDS encoding metal-sensitive transcriptional regulator — protein: MSEHPSHTEQLPRLNRAGGQIEGIKRMIGEGQYCVDILTQLRAVRSAIKTIELSVLETHMKSCLVKSCACGDDTTRDKQLAEIMVLLKKYE
- a CDS encoding copper-translocating P-type ATPase, with translation MADELNANALCCHSGKTETAPLPQDVGTTTAEKRYTCPMHPDVHQSGPGQCPKCGMNLVPEAADSTDQATPDCCHGEHNHGVANPKHAPNTGGKVSYTCPMHPQIHEDKPGACPICGMALEPETVALEDHGNPELKDMTLRFWVAAALSLPVFILAMGEHLPMLSRLIPHQSSVYIQMVLATPVVLWAGAPFFARGWISIITRNLNMFTLIALGTGVSWAYSMVAALLPDLLPASDMGFPPVYFEAAAVVTALVLLGQVLELKARSQTGDAIKALLRLAPTTATRIKSDGSDETVPLEDVQVEDHLRVRPGEKVPVDGEIIEGQSHIDESMVTGEAMPVAKAVGAKVTGATLNQAGSFVMKVTRVGGDTLLAQIVHMVSKAQRSRAPIQRVADTVSGYFVPIVVGIAVLTAIIWFVFGPEPKFAYALLNAIAVLIIACPCALGLATPMSIMAGTGRAARAGILIRDAAALEAFQTVDTLVFDKTGTLTEGKPRLIEIKALAGFDADRLLALSASLEGSSEHPLAIAIINGAKDKKISLFKAEDFASITGKGVTGKIDGAVTALGNAALLKDLGADEAALSNLSKAYRDAGQTVIYVAIEKKAAGIIVVADPIKATTPEALKALKAQGLRLVMLTGDNAATAQAVAKQLGLDEVKADVPPEGKAEVVQNLIKEGRKVAMAGDGVNDAPALASATVGIAMGNGTDIAMESAGITLIKGDLLGVVHARILSRAVMNNIRQNLFFAFFYNALGVPVAAGVLYPFFGILLSPIIASAAMSFSSVSVIVNALRIRNVKL
- a CDS encoding multicopper oxidase domain-containing protein, whose protein sequence is MNRLLSLVFGLLALALWPSLTQAAPVHHVQEYNLTIARQMVEVAGKPRSRITVNGTSPGPVLRFTDGDDAIIHVTNTMSEDSSIHWHGLLVPASQDGVPGFNGFDGIRPGQTFTYHFHIKQSGTYWYHAHSMGQEQDGLFGAIVIAPAPGSQDAAEDVKSDRDYTVVLSDESLEPARSIEAHLKMSSDYYAYHRRTLGDFFSEVGKMGLGKALKKAGQWGRMNMSPNDLADVEGYIFIVNGESPTQNWTGLFKPGEKVRLRFINAASMTMYDVRIPGLKMTVVAADGQPVEPVSIDEFRIGNAETYDVIVEPKDDKAYTIAAEPIDRTGFAIGTLAPRDGMKGDMPAQRPRSILTMSDMNMSMMMMEDPKMDMSAMDGPSGWADAHAPEGTKILSYNDLIYRDTQGDTREPTREITVHLDGNMERYVWTINGKTFDPNVGIHVAYNERVRLILVNDSMMAHPMHLHGMFVQLENGQPMDKLPNKHTVIVPPGQTVSVILTADNEGTWAFHCHLMYHMLSGMMTDLVVEKPGAPPPASMPSATGDMKGMSGMSGMDMGKSPTSGTSGDMKGMDMSQSASPSAPLTKPNDMSGMQMPTPDAKAAEPSGATGSAMPGMDMGANDQGPPPGPPMVMTAPDAKPTTSTPDAMNGMAGMDMSKKPAAKAPPPKKKVAAVKKKGAPEPKPAPMKMDGMNMGGMNIGGMDMSGSVTTSKEASHAH
- a CDS encoding copper resistance protein B; this translates as MRTNLKFAALAALGLGLVAASAHADQPAALDAVANMHKPGLHHMFTLETDLSQHNGLTTGAWDFDGWAGGDTNRLWLKSEGEITDGKTDKGELWALYGRHVATYWDAQVGVRADLKPDVPGGKAHTFLAAGMTGMAPYFFDTEAHVFLRDDGAISGRLRYENHWLITQRLIMRPRFEMNVNSRKDAVEGLGIGLTDASIGVQTRYEIRREFAPYVDLTYRQKFGKTADYARLRGEKPSDTRLSFGIRWMF